AGAGGGGTCGCCCCTGGGCTTCGGTGGCATCACCACCGCCGGCCCGTCGTGGGCCTTCGACACGCCGCTGGCCACGTTCGCGTGCAGCACCGATGGCGGCTGCGTGGAGCCGGTGGGTGACTTCGTCGTCGGTGGCGCGACCCACCATGTGTGAGGAGGGCAACGAGCCCGCCACTGCAGCTCGCGGTGGCGGTCTGGCGCTCGACATCTCGTAGGCCGTATCGGGCACAGCAGCCAATGTGTACGTGATTGTGTACACTTCTGCTATGTCGAAGACTGTCCCCGTCCGGGAGTTCCGCCAGCAGTTGGCCGAACTCCTCGATGAGGTGGCTGACCGCCGCGAGCACGTCACCGTGACCCGTCACGGCCGCCCCGCGGCGGTGCTGATCCCAGTCGCCGAATATGACGCACTGGAGGAGACGGCCGACATCTTGTCTGACGACAGCATGCTCGATGCGATCCAACGAGGACTTGCCGATCTGGCCGCGGATGACATGGTGCCGCTGGAGGACGTCCGAGCCGAGCTCGCCGCGAAGCACCACGAGTAGATGCCCCGGGTCGTACTGGCCCGCTCCGCGCGGGATGCGCTGCTGGCGCTCGACCACCTGTTGGCAGAGGCGATCCTCAACGCACTTGCCGTGCTCGGGCGCGACCCCGATGTGGGGCACCGGCTCCGGGGCCGGCTCACGGGACTCCGCTCGTATCGGGTCGGCGCGTACCGGATCATCTACGAGCTGCGTCAAGACGCAACGGTCCGCGTGCTTGCGATCCGCCACCGTGGTCAGGCCTGGGAGACGGCTTCTCGCTGATCGTCTTCGGTCTCGCCCTGGGTGCCGTGTGGAGCCAAGCGCCAAGGAGCCGTCGGTCCTCGCTCGGTCTCGATGCACATGTCGGCGAGATCATCGAGCGAACAGCGTCACAGGCGCTCAACGACAGCACACAGACTTGCACTTCGCCGAGTGACACAACCTATGGGAGCCCCTCGGGCGGCCCCCATGGGACGATGCGCCTCGCTGCATGGTCCCCGCGACTACCATCCGAGGTGATGAGCGACGGCCCCGTTCTGCGCAAGGACGTCTCTCCGGAGATTCCGGAGGACGTTGACGACGCGCGGCTAGGGAAGGCGAGCGGGATCCTGACGCTGCCGCTGAGTGTGGCGTGGAGCGATGTCGATCGGCGCTATGACCTCGATGATCGCTACGACCGGGCGCGGGTCTACGAGCAGGTGCTGGCGGAGGGGACGGCCGAGGACGTGCGGCGGTTCATCC
The nucleotide sequence above comes from Euzebya pacifica. Encoded proteins:
- a CDS encoding type II toxin-antitoxin system Phd/YefM family antitoxin, producing the protein MSKTVPVREFRQQLAELLDEVADRREHVTVTRHGRPAAVLIPVAEYDALEETADILSDDSMLDAIQRGLADLAADDMVPLEDVRAELAAKHHE
- a CDS encoding type II toxin-antitoxin system RelE family toxin, with protein sequence MPRVVLARSARDALLALDHLLAEAILNALAVLGRDPDVGHRLRGRLTGLRSYRVGAYRIIYELRQDATVRVLAIRHRGQAWETASR